CCGTGCTTCGCTACTTTTGAACCGTTCCGTTTTGCGCGTTGAATTATGTACGCGGGGCACTGTGCCGTTGGGCACAAATTGGGAACGGATTTTGCTAATGCGTCGCTCGTTGCTGCTTTCCAAGAAATGCCCGGCAGGATCTTCCGAATCGATCTGCCAGTTTGTGCACCAGATTCCATTTCCTGCGTCCGACCGCTGCTGGAGCAAAAGGGGGGAATTGAGTGTTTTTGGGGTAACTTTCGGAGGTACGCTTATTGATTTCATGCTTCAATTTTTGATGCACTTCCCGGTGGGCTTTTACTGCTGTGCTTGCACACACCGAGCTGAGTCCCCGAATGGATCGATCGAACCGAAAGGTCCTCCTCTCTCAACGAATGCTTTGATTTAGTTAGCTACCTGCACCCAGTACCTTCAACAACACAATGTAACAAATGCCGTCAAATGCGGCTCACCAATGGCTCCATTACGTTCTTCGTCGTCGTTTGTAAAGGAGGGCGCCCACCGTTGCATAAGAACCCAAACCGTGAGGGGTCGTTTTGGCTCCTGCCAGCCATTCTCGAGTGTTTCTGCTTTACTTCacttcggttcggtttcgctGCGGTCGTTTAATGTTCACCATCGGTAGCCGTTTGCTTTCGCTTCGCTTCCATCTTGTGCTGttccctttgttttttttttggccagaGTGAATCGAATTCGAACAGAATAGTGAAACCATTCTCGCTGTATggtgacagttttttttatgtactcCTCAAAAACTCGCACAAAATAAAGACACTTTATTTCTTTCGTCTGTTTCGTTTTGGTGAACTCACTTATCGTGGCAAGGCGGTTTTCTGTTCTTGAGAAATCGCACAAGGGTGCGAGCGTGCCACGTGTACTTGAAATGACACTACGTTGTGCTGAAGGGAAAAGAGTGGGGGAGGGAGGGCCACTAAACGATTCAGTAGCATTTACATGATTTCGAAACAGCATTACAGAGGCATGATTGGGAATGTATTGAGCTACCAAGTAGTGCGCTACAGGGCAAGGAATTATACCGTTTATTGATCTCACCAGGAAAAACTTAACACAGAGGTCAGGATAGATTGCCCTCTTCGAATTTCTGTTGGGTGTGTTGCGTATATCTGATTACGATTCATGAACCTGAACGTATGAATTTGAAATTCTTTCTAAAAGAATCATGAATCCGAAGGAATGATTCTTAATCTCTTTTTAGAAGAGTCATGCATCTGAATCTCTTTTTACGAAAGTTATGGATCTGAATCCCTGTTTAAAAGAGTCATGAATCTGATTCATTTTTTGGAAGAGTCATGAATCTTAAATATAGTGACTTTCCAAGGAGTTTGTTTGCCATTCCCACTACCCAACCCTCCAAATATTCTCCAACTAGGGCTTCCAAGGCCTCGAACGGGTTTAATCCGCCATTGCTCTGTGGAGTCATGagtcttttgagagtcgatccctgatttgaatgactgcTCACTTGAAGATTCATACGAATGACtcctttcaaaaaaaatctttaagcGCAACACCTGAACCTCTGTTGGCTCATCAaacatcaaataaaacaaactattttattctatttttttaataattatgcaaaaattTACACAGCTTATTTGTGCCTGAAATACCATCTTTACATCATTTATCCAAACGACACAATCAAATTAGCTTCAATATGGCCAATTTAACTAATAATGCTTACCACTGGAACACTTAAAAAAGTACCTCCCCACACCGTCTGCCCAAAACGAACGCATCTCTAATAACCCTTGCAAAGCACTTGGACAATAAATCTTTCCTGCACTACTGAAGCGTCCCAGCCTCAAATCCTCGCGGGCCTCCATCTTATAAGGCACCAAATCGTTCGTTTCATGGAGGCCCTCCCTAAATGTGACCATTTGCATAGAGACGGGCGcttatgaataaaattatcTGGTGCCAGTTCCTTCGCACAAAGGGTCCCTAAGATGGATTGTACGTATAACGGAGCAGCATTTCATTCCCACAAACAGagtggtgtgtttttgttttttaccgTCCGTGCATTATCTGGGGcagaatattttgtttttcttcccgtgCGAAAACCTCTCGCCCCCGGCTCGGTACCTTATTCTTCGACGATAAACAGATTGTCCTGTTTTTCTTCTggctattttttgttgctcttccTGGCGAGGTTATTGCTGTAGCTCCACACCGAGGGCAAGCTGGTGTTTATGgtgaatggaatttaaattttgttgaaCCATGCGACCACCGATGAGAAGCTACATGATAGTGTTGTCCAAGGAGAGTAATGCACTTTTAGTGTACAATAACAAATATCTCTACATTGTTCATCTTGCATGGGAAGTTGTTTATCAAAAAGTTGTACCCGGAGCACATGTGTATGCTTTATTTACTTTGGAAACCATTTCATCGGTTATCAAATTATCAAAACCCCTAATGCGATGAAAATCTCATTCGCTCATGAATAATTTGGCAAATTGCAAAAACCCCTTCGCAAAGCAAAAGCATCTGCGACGCTCACATAACGCTCTTCTAAGGCGTGCGTTGTAGGTTGTTTTAAACTTTCAGGAAGAAATGTAAATAACACTCGATCGATTTGGAGCCCGTTGTGTGTGGACCGTTTGAAAGGATTCCTCTCAATCTCTCTCAGTTATTACATAGCACCCAGATCGTTATCTAGATTAAGTTATTTTCCGATTGCCTTTATTCTACCTAGAAAAGTTAATACAGAATGTTTGCTACAGATTAATTAAATACGGATGGAAAATGAATGATGCCATTAccgatttgaaaattttcattgAATAAAGAAACTTTCCTTTGTCGAAGTATCCAAATATTCTTGGAAAATGTCTAATAAAGCAATCACTTACCTGTTGAATTTGAAAACCAACCACAAACAATCATGTAAAACAATTACATTGCCAAAAGTCGGATCGTTTGATAAAATTCATTTCATCAAACGTCAACCGCGCGTGACCGCACGGCGCGCCCCTTGTCTAACGTCAGATTTGACATTTGCGCACCgtactgttttgtttacataccGCGTTCGCCCCAGCAGCATAGTTCAATCGCCAGCGCAGAAAACGCACCGAAACAAACGAATTAAAACGCGTCCGTGGTGCAGTTTTTTCTAATTTGCCGGCGCCTATTTTCTCTTACCTTTTCTTTGCCAGCCCGATAAATAAAGCCACGATGCTGGAAATCACGTGCAACGATCGGTTGGGCAAGAAGGTGCGCGTGAAGTGCAACCCGGACGATACCATTGGCGACTTGAAAAAGTTGATCGCTGCCCAGACCGGTACGCGCTACGACAAGATAGTGCTGAAAAAGTGGTACACTATATATAAGGACAATATCAAGTTGGCGGACTACGAAATTCACGACGGTATGAACATCGAGCTTTACTATCAGTGAGCTTGCGGTCCGTACAgaatacaaaacacaaaagggaCGCGAGTGATGCGACGAGCTTCCGAGGCGGCGTTCTAGTGCTGGTTGGTTGTTGTCATCGTATCGATTTTTGGCGTAGCTGCTTCGTGACCGAGCTATACCGTGCTTTGCAGAAGCGAAACCTGaagcaaaattttaacaaccaAATGCACAAATCGCACATAAAGCTACGAATGCTAAAAAACGGACGGTCGATAGCTTCATGCGATGGAAAAGGAGAATAAAATGATCAGGGCAACGAAACCGGAAAAGGCAAGATTTTAATGATAAGTTTGAGAGATTGTAACTGTtgggtggaaataaaaatgtactaAAAGCCAACTAGCCACACACCAGGCGCGTATTGTCTCGTTTGCACTGTGAACCCTTAATGTTTCTCTTCGTCTTACTTCAGCTAGCGCTTCTTCTGGCCCGGTGTTTCCTTTACTTATCGCTATAAACTATAAAGCAACCAATCGCATGAGGACCAGATTGTGCACCACTTGTAGTGCCACAAACCGGTGGTGTGAACGATTCCCTGCCTCGCATGCAATGATTTATCGGTTATGGTAATGCTTGCAGGCGTGTGTTTCCACCCATTCCGTGTCGGTTTTAGAAGTAACATATTCATGCTATAGCGTTGCCCGTCAATCTGTCCCAAACGGTGTACAATATACAATACTCTCCCACCGTGACACACCCTAAAACTTCCCATTTCCTATGGATCGTTTTCCATCGCACTCGAAGCAAATCTGTGGAACTCCCTCCACCAGCGAGAGTGACGCATCGGGTTGTGAAGTTGTAAATGACGGTGGCCACAAAACGTGACGGGCTTATGAATTGTTGCGCAAACGTTGTCAAtgcaaatttcatttcaattcgCCACGAAGAAGTTTGTTTGGTGCTCGGTGTCACCGTAGTCCGGGGTGCCAGGACATCGTGACATTGGTGGAAGAACGTAAAACGGCACCAACAAAAGGACATGAAACTATTGTCTGTCGGCGTTGCCAATGCCGAACCGGtcataaaatggaaaaactaATTGGTTTTGTAATTCAATTGCAGCGCTGCaagagatttatttattaaatttgttatgaaggaaatattttcaacttcatttttttttattttagctaTTTACGAGATGGCTCTCTCGGTTATCCTTCATTTgcaattcttttatttttgtctaaCTCTGTTGTCCTTCAAGTTCTTTCCTAGCATAACCTGGTTAGGTTGAAGTTGGAGAGCAACTTACTTATGAATGATTCATTTGACTCTTGGCTACTTTATAATTCTTTATTTCCAATCTCTACGCATTCTCTGTGACCGCAAAAAGTTATAACCCAATAAGTGAACAAGCCTTCTCTGAGTTTACTCTCTCGCAAATAAATCCTAAGAACTCTTGAAGAAGGTATGAATTATCCCACTGATCACTAAGATTTAACTCACTCATTCATTCTTACGCAGTATGGAAGTGATCGAACATAACGTCATaacaatttcttgcatgaagAAGCTTCTTAGACTTCGGACTCTTGGGTATCTTCTGGTATTCTGCTTGATGTATCTTcagtgaggagtcattcaaatcagggaTCGACTTTCAACacattcatgaatcctcagagcagGAGCTAATCTTGCCCCTTAGAGGCCTCAAGCGAAACGGTATTTGAGACCATTTTTGGCTATTGATGACCGAGGCCGAGGTCATAAATCTTGGAGGATTCATGATTCTTTGGAATACAGATtgagattcattcattcaggtCAAAAAATAATTCAGGTTAATGAATCTAAATCAGATTCTCCCTACTAGTGTTGCTGGTTGGAATGTTCTATTCTTTTCTATGCCTTATGTAAAATCGTCATTCACGATGTCATCGGCTGTAGGAGTTCCCATAAGATCGATTTTTCAGTCTGCTATCTCTCAAGGAAATCTTCTTCTAGTGAAGCCGCAAACTTCCCGTTTTAGATGCGATCTAGGAGTGATTCATCCGTTGATCGCTGTGATCGAGTCTCGAGAAATGTTTCCATCCGCTTTCTCTGGCGTTGACTAAATGTAAAGAATTGTTGACGGACAGATTAGGAAAGCCATTGCCTTTGAATCACTCCAACTGCGAAACGTCTCCATCGCTCAGGAGGAACATTCATCTTACAAGTTTGTCTTCGTGATTCCTACCAATTTCCAACAGGATGTCCTAAAGATATCCTTCGTCATGCCTACTAGTGTCGTCGTTAGTGACGTTTTTTGTGAACGTTTCTAGGGTATTCTATCGGTGTTTGCCTGAAAATATCAAACTCAACTCTATCTTTCTTGAATTACTCTATTCCCTCAAGAGCTAAAGAATTCCATCCAACTTCGTGTTAAAAGTACTTCAGACAGTCTAGTGGTAGAGCAAGAGCAGGAGAGCATAAAAAACCCACATTTCCATGGTGATTCTCATAGTTTCCTAGGTCTCCCAGTTAAGTTCGACACGTGAAGAGAAACATTATCGTGCTGATATACCATAAGGGTATCCACCATGGTAACTCCCATAAGTAACCGCTTTCGAAGAACAACTATTGACGTTTCTTTCGTTGTATTGGTAGTCATCCATTATTTTTGGCAGATGACTAATGGAATTCGGATCTCTCTGTGAGTCTTCTATGACTTGCAGACAATATACACAGCATTCCATTGTCGTTCAAGTGCGTCAAAGGTAAAACTAGCCCCGGCcgttcaattaaaaacaaactgcCTCAGCTTTGTTGTGCAGAATTATTCATGTTTCTTTACGGACTTCGGACAGGGAAAAAATATCAGTAATTGAAAACAACATGCCGCCTGTCTGTTCTGCAATATCCGTTGGCCACGTGCCATCGCTGGACGCTGCACTTGAGCAAATTATTTCGCTCGGTCTTGGCAACCAGTCACCCACGTGAGCGATACCTTGACCACACGGTACACAACACATGCAACATATTGTTGCATGATGGAGTATATGGGTCAAAGAACTGGTCTTCTGTTGCTGCCACTAATAGCTGGTGCCAGGTGGTTGGACAAAAATGTCGTATAACCAGTTCCAGTGCAAACCCGTTGCCGCTAGACGATTGGCCTTGCATCGTTTGAAGACTCGTTGTAAGCATGTGGTTTGTGCATCCTTCTGTCCAATTAGGCCCGTCTACCTTTCTATCGCAAAACCGCGCTCCATTACCGTTTGCGTGTTCCATACGTATCGGTTTTGCGGATTCGTCAATGACAAAATGGTACAGTCATTTACAATcccacaacagcaacacaacagtccccgttttttttgcggCATACTGATCCCACGGAGTAATCCTTTTTATTGAAATCGATAAATCAACGTAGCGACACTGTGGCAGTGGTATTAAAAAGCGAGTTTCCTTCCTTTGTCGACCGAAGGGAGTGAGCGAATGGGGCAACCGATTCGAATGTGCGGTAGAATGATATTGGGCCATAGCAGGGCATAGCAGGGCTTAGGGATTCACCATTTGCCAATATGTCACCCGTCTAGCCGTCCACAGACGGCCCTTCGCGTCACTCGTTTTCCCCGGGTGCATCTGCCTTCGGTCGTGTTGTGAACATTTTTCATCCACATCCTGGGGGCTTGACAAACATAATGGCAGCCTGTAATTGCAATTTGTGGTAGCTTAGCGAACGGAACGGGTCTACGGGTCTACCTGGGATGCGAATAGGCAAGAAAACTTGCCCGATGGACTTGCCCGGCATGTGGAAAGGATTTGTCCGTCGGGCGGAAGGTTAGCGGAAGTGCTGGTTGAACGGTTCTATCTCACTGTCACTTTCCCTGCTCTTTATCACCCAAGGTTTTTAAGCACGGTACGGTTACCTCGCCCACCTGTAAGCAGCGGCGTGTCGATCGATCGCCCACACTTGGCTTATGGGCTGGTTCACTTCCCTTCACCTTCAACGACGTTCCCAGTGCTGTGGagtagcattttttttctccctcagCTCCGCTCAGCCGGCTTTAGGACTTTGCAATCTCACCCGGGATATGGACTAAGCCTCCCCGGAATCGGCCTCATCGTGCTTGTCAGACTGGAAGTCGTACAAGTGATTGAGCGAATTTACACCGAGCGCATGAAGCGTGGCAATGTATGACGCAACCAACACTGATTAGTGCCGTTAGTGAATCGATCGGCGACAATTCGCCTGCCGGACGCTTCAATCAGTCATGTTCGGCTGAGCACAAAGATGAAACTAATGTCGATAGCATGTAAAATCCGGTTACGGTTGAATGTACCGACCGTAGGTGGCTTGATTGCCCCTCCCCTCTCGGGGAGAGCCAGCAAACGGGAGTGAAGGCTACATTTAATCGTACCCGTACTACGCCACCGCCCTTGACCTACATTCCCCACGACTGGCATTTGCGCTGTGGCAGCTCCATGTACCGTTTCGTCATCGTTAAGGACGATAATTAGATTGTGGCAGACTGTTATTGGGAAACCAACAAGCATGATTGCGTTAATAGTATTTAATTTCTGAATTTTTGCCCTTTTGCTGGAAAGAGCTTCCAACGTTTTGATGATCATTTTGGGCATGTGCTTGATAACAAACCAACTTTCCATTACAGCTTCCCTTTAACGGGCAAACTATTCCGACCGGGGGGAATTCGCATAATGTTTATCCCGTTCGTGCTATTTGCACCATCTGCACCATCACGTACGGTTTTATCCCATTGCTCTTTATGATACTATTTCATGTGCGGTGTTGTGATACAGTCGGCAAAGATAAGACGGGTGTAGCGATTCCCAGCATCTCATTCCGCGACCCAACAGTACGCTTGGGAAAAGCAAGGCAAGCGATTACTTTCCGCAGAACTGTTTTTGCCATATTGGGCCAGCGCGTGTCGCAGCAATGGGAGCTTGTTTTTAAATGCTCCGTTAAAGGTGATATTCAACCCGCTGGTTTCGGGTTTGCTTCGCACTTCGTgtaatggagacgcatggtactTTAAACGATACGTGCCACCGAGCAAGAACGAGCGTGCATTTTAAAGCCGAAACTAAAAGTACGAAGTGAGTGCtttattgaatttattaaaaatggaacataaaaaggcaatttgcatttatttatttatttatcatcgTGCGTATGAGTGCTAGAACGATGGGGAAAGTTTACCACTCactagtgatgggcaaatcgGAATGAtggtttgttccttttttttaaatggcaTGATCGGAACACGATTTAAGTTTTTTTACTCGTTGAAGCTAAAGTTagtataaaataaatgttattgAATAAATCAGAGCAGGAGAAAGTTAATAAAACTTATTATTCTTAACGATTATTTGAATAACAGTTTttgatttaacaaaaaatgaacggaaaaataatgaaaaaagcagaaacaaacaatagtaacgaaaagaaaaggattATTGTGTgaagaaaaggaataaaaataatggtAAGGAACACAAAAGGACTGGAGAAAAGGGgataaaactaaaacaacagGAATTAAAAGAaactacaaacaaaataaataagtgtaaagaacggaaaagaaaagaataagCATAAAACAAGACGAAAATGAGTGAAATGGTAGTGAAAGCACcaaaaaagaaagtaaaataatcGTAAAGaaacgataataataaaagttaCGAAGAATTGTATGAATAAAAATCATGAAAAAAGATCGGGAAAATAATGCGAAGAatgcaacggaacggaaaagttactaaagaaatgaaatgaacaaaacgacatgaaataagaaacaaacaacatcgagCTTATTTAATCAGTGTTTAATCAGTAAAtcaatttcgtttcgtttcaacatttcccatcactacttaCAACGTCAGGCATCAAAATGGACATGATGAAAGACAAAATATTACACCGCCTCTGTATGGGCATAACCCAGAAGGTTCAGTGTGTTAGGTCTTTTGtccatttttaattgaatccCGACCAGCATCGGCTATTGTCCCCCGCTAGCCTTGCTGATGAAAAGCAAAATTCTGGTACTTGTTTTATAttcattaaataaacaaacgcacaGAAAACACTTAGGCAGTCcccaaaatcaataaattgatttttgccACTAGCGCACTTTGTAAAGGGTCCCATTGCGAAACCTCCCAGTGTCCAGTGTCGCCCGTATTCTTTATGGTGTCGTAATCGGATTCGAAACAGACGAGAATGATTCGAGTTAATAGGAGGTTGgacaaaccaaaaaccaaaaaaaaaactgtccccTTCCGAATTCCCCCTCCGAAATCCTGCCGTGCTGTTCATCGCCAGTTAAGATGGTTCCGTGCCCGGACCGGGGTACGTTCGACCGATCGGCCCGGGgagattgttttaattaaaattagattCAAATTTTCATCGGTTCATCAGATCGGTGTTTATTTTCAATCTACGTCGGAATGTCCCTCGTTCAGTTCGATTGCGTTTGTTTCTACCGAACGGGATTGAAATTCCCAAATGGGGAACCCAACCCCTTAATCGGGTCGTTCGGTGAGAGTGGACACAGTTCACCGTGGAaggaacgaaaaata
The Anopheles moucheti chromosome 2, idAnoMoucSN_F20_07, whole genome shotgun sequence genome window above contains:
- the LOC128299855 gene encoding ubiquitin-like protein 5, yielding MLEITCNDRLGKKVRVKCNPDDTIGDLKKLIAAQTGTRYDKIVLKKWYTIYKDNIKLADYEIHDGMNIELYYQ